One part of the Pecten maximus chromosome 1, xPecMax1.1, whole genome shotgun sequence genome encodes these proteins:
- the LOC117339836 gene encoding uncharacterized protein LOC117339836, whose amino-acid sequence MLFLGILMWISAIQAQDSPVLVDNIPLDCGGSNWTLVDTWCIRVFDHRSSWVQANRICRSYESNLVVIADRQHHIDITERVITAPGHYWIGLIMLQNLTGDPWVSETDIASQLPLDTTLDTNGLITKWSSGENGTVLQGYWDIGQPDPYRGSCVYLRGDSQWRWAVGNCDTPRKFICQYAACHQGSFRCSNGVCINDQKRCDGMDDCGDDSDETSCQIVTESDFDEVIVLVGGRTALMSEYVGRYSGTLTNVQVISPNNLLIIKFTSDYSNTFKGFTAQWETVTHSVPVTGLHLVANTSLQEMTSPFYPSFYIRQSLEWIISPTHARHVVTLQVVDLELDEGDYIVVRHDNIDGDVMAVYNYTVRSGIVISVNSLHVMMKVKASYSRHIHRGFRFSYIEGCDIILHDDNGVVFSPGYGVVSYPAYQNCSWTITAAQDRQLTLLFDKDFHLEDGHDFLQVEKEWLILMHWYMIAFSIAYKAVA is encoded by the exons ATGTTGTTTCTCGGAATTCTAATGTGGATAAGCGCCATACAGGCACAGGACAGTCCCGTTCTGGTGGAC AACATCCCGTTGGACTGTGGGGGGTCTAACTGGACTCTGGTAGACACGTGGTGCATCAGAGTGTTTGACCACCGGTCATCGTGGGTACAGGCAAACAGGATTTGTAGAAG CTACGAATCAAACCTGGTTGTTATCGCTGATCGTCAACACCATATCGACATCACCGAACGCGTCATTACTGCGCCTGGTCATTATTGGATTG GTCTTATTATGCTACAAAATTTGACCGGTGACCCGTGGGTATCGGAAACTGACATTGCATCTCAGTTACCATTGGACACAACTTTGGATACCAATGGGCTGATAACGAAATGGTCAAGTGGTGAGAACGGGACAGTTCTCCAGGGCTACTGGGATATAGGTCAACCGGACCCCTACAGGGGCAGCTGTGTGTACTTGAGGGGCGACAGCCAGTGGAGGTGGGCAGTAGGTAACTGTGATACACCAAGGAAGTTTATCTGTCAGTACGCAGCCTGTCACCAAG GGAGCTTTCGCTGTTCTAATGGGGTCTGTATCAATGATCAGAAGAGATGTGATGGCATGGATGATTGTGGAGACGATTCTGACGAGACGTCCTGTC AAATAGTAACAGAGTCTGATTTCGATGAAGTGATTGTTCTTGTTGGTGGTCGGACTGCCTTGATGTCGGAATACGTGGGCAGATATTCTGGAACCTTAACAAATGTTCAAGTAATTAGTCCAAATAATCTCCTGATTATCAAGTTCACCTCTGACTACTCGAATACATTCAAGGGATTTACAGCCCAGTGGGAAACAG tgaCACACAGCGTTCCCGTCACTGGGTTACACCTTGTGGCCAATACGTCATTACAGGAAATGACATCACCATTTTATCCATCATTTTACATCCGTCAATCTCTGGAATGGATCATATCACCAACGCATGCGAGACATGTCGTTACACTTCAG GTTGTAGACTTGGAACTGGACGAAGGCGACTACATCGTTGTGAGACATGACAACATAGATGGTGATGTGATGGCCGTCTATAACTACACCGTGCGATCAGGAATAGTGATTTCCGTCAATAGCCTACACGTGATGATGAAAGTGAAAGCGTCCTATTCCAGACACATCCATCGAGGATTCAGGTTTAGTTACATAGAAG GCTGTGACATAATACTGCATGACGATAATGGGGTTGTATTCTCCCCTGGGTATGGGGTGGTCAGCTACCCCGCCTACCAGAACTGTTCCTGGACCATAACTGCCGCACAAGACAGACAGCTTACTCTTCTGTTTGACAAGGACTTTCATTTGGAGGATGGACATGACTTTTTGCAGGTAGAAAAAGAATGGCTGATTCTAATGCATTGGTACATGATAGCTTTTTCTATTGCCTACAAGGCTGTTGCAtga